In one Gimesia sp. genomic region, the following are encoded:
- a CDS encoding alkaline phosphatase family protein, with protein MKKKVLLIVIDALATRVVQPALEQGWLPNLSKLTDQGVFRSECTSIFPSITPAATCTIATGAYPFEHGISGAYWYDRTKDEVAFFGSDLTAIMNEGMGEYLNDFQIKLNMERLLVPTIFELIEQHGSLSDAVINYMWYRGTVTHETTTPLLLKLAPGVELAESMQGPHTMFLGDFVSTALYGSLPSARGGVSYRFGFHDDTTADYLLALSEQKCFSDFTLAYFPNNDFVSHEKGPTYAVDILQAIDETLGSLIESEGGITRFLEEFAILITGDHSQSDLDADSGVDLNEVLQEFQLVTAGKPWSNSEELMVCPNMRSAQIYLQSGIWEHRRDVIQCLLKCLDIDQVIWCDDDHGLNGSKQPGFHVVTSDRGQLVFKPAVKKKRDGVDCYGTPWLWEGNLEAVDAKVDSDGLITFETYPNAFERIATCFSQQTGNIWITARLGKEFCLPDLKCNPSGSHGSLHCLDSTAPLIAAGLPSDFELPEHLRLTDVTPICLQILGVESFRKPGASAILEPYPRQD; from the coding sequence ATGAAAAAAAAAGTTCTACTTATCGTCATCGATGCCCTGGCAACACGTGTTGTCCAACCCGCACTGGAACAGGGCTGGCTTCCGAATCTGTCCAAGTTGACAGATCAGGGAGTATTTCGCTCGGAATGTACTTCCATTTTCCCCTCGATCACGCCCGCTGCAACCTGCACGATAGCCACAGGAGCATACCCGTTTGAACACGGAATTTCCGGCGCCTACTGGTATGACCGGACCAAGGATGAAGTTGCCTTTTTTGGATCCGACCTGACAGCCATCATGAACGAGGGGATGGGAGAGTATCTCAACGATTTTCAGATCAAACTGAATATGGAACGCCTTCTGGTCCCCACGATCTTTGAGCTGATAGAACAGCATGGCTCGTTGTCCGATGCAGTCATCAATTATATGTGGTATCGAGGTACTGTTACACACGAAACCACAACACCACTATTGCTAAAACTGGCACCGGGCGTGGAACTGGCCGAAAGTATGCAGGGTCCCCATACAATGTTTTTGGGTGATTTTGTCTCTACTGCCCTCTATGGATCCCTGCCCTCTGCTCGCGGTGGAGTCTCCTATCGATTTGGATTTCACGACGATACCACGGCTGACTACCTGCTCGCTCTGAGCGAGCAGAAGTGTTTCTCGGATTTCACTCTGGCCTATTTCCCCAATAATGATTTTGTCAGTCATGAGAAAGGTCCGACTTACGCAGTCGACATTCTCCAGGCTATTGATGAAACTCTGGGCTCCCTGATCGAATCTGAGGGCGGAATCACGCGTTTTCTGGAAGAATTTGCCATCCTGATCACAGGTGATCATTCGCAAAGCGATCTGGATGCTGACTCTGGAGTTGACCTGAATGAAGTTCTTCAGGAGTTTCAACTTGTGACAGCGGGTAAACCCTGGAGTAACTCTGAAGAATTAATGGTCTGTCCTAACATGCGATCTGCCCAGATCTATTTGCAGTCCGGAATCTGGGAGCATCGACGTGATGTGATTCAATGTCTGCTGAAGTGCCTGGATATCGATCAAGTCATCTGGTGTGATGATGACCATGGACTAAACGGAAGTAAACAGCCAGGCTTCCACGTCGTTACCAGTGACCGGGGGCAACTGGTATTCAAGCCAGCTGTAAAGAAGAAACGAGATGGAGTGGACTGCTATGGGACCCCCTGGCTCTGGGAAGGCAATCTGGAAGCCGTTGATGCTAAAGTCGATTCCGACGGTTTGATCACATTTGAAACGTACCCCAATGCCTTTGAGCGAATTGCAACATGCTTCTCACAGCAGACTGGAAATATATGGATTACTGCCCGACTCGGGAAGGAGTTTTGTCTGCCAGATCTGAAATGTAACCCCTCTGGTTCACACGGATCCTTGCACTGCCTGGACTCGACGGCTCCCTTGATAGCCGCCGGTTTGCCTTCTGACTTTGAATTACCAGAGCACCTTCGGTTAACTGATGTTACTCCCATCTGTCTACAAATACTGGGAGTCGAGTCATTTAGAAAGCCGGGGGCAAGTGCGATCTTAGAACCATACCCCCGGCAAGATTAA
- a CDS encoding ANTAR domain-containing protein, with product MESLQILIAHSNQKTLSIINNAVLTLGHKVVDTVETGEALVKFSESHRPDLVISGVRMPDLDGIRALTLIGSETPVPGIIVTPKSDLELVETAALDHIMAWLVEPIRTVDLAPAILLVHRRAQEFAELRKENHDLRTALVDRKTIEQAKGILMKSAGLDEGEAFKRLQKMASRKRIRLIEMAQAVIHAEDAIDLK from the coding sequence ATGGAATCTCTTCAGATTCTCATTGCACATAGTAATCAAAAAACTCTGTCAATTATCAATAACGCGGTTTTAACGCTCGGTCATAAAGTGGTCGATACTGTTGAAACAGGCGAGGCGCTGGTAAAATTTAGTGAGTCCCACCGACCCGATCTGGTGATAAGTGGTGTCAGGATGCCGGACCTTGATGGGATCCGGGCACTGACACTCATCGGCTCAGAAACTCCGGTACCCGGAATCATCGTCACTCCCAAAAGTGATCTGGAACTGGTAGAGACTGCGGCACTGGATCATATCATGGCCTGGCTGGTGGAACCAATTCGGACTGTTGATCTGGCACCAGCTATTCTGCTGGTTCATCGCCGCGCTCAGGAATTTGCGGAACTTCGTAAAGAAAATCATGATTTACGTACGGCCCTGGTAGATCGGAAAACTATCGAACAAGCTAAGGGAATTCTGATGAAATCTGCAGGTCTGGATGAAGGGGAAGCCTTCAAAAGGTTGCAGAAAATGGCATCGCGCAAACGAATTCGCTTGATTGAAATGGCGCAGGCTGTCATCCACGCAGAAGATGCCATCGATCTTAAGTAA
- a CDS encoding GlsB/YeaQ/YmgE family stress response membrane protein codes for MGIFELLILLIVAAICGGIGQSLAGYSRGGCLTSIALGFIGALLGSWMSKGLGLPELLTVQFGDQPFPILWSIIGASLFVAVLSLISFRGK; via the coding sequence ATGGGAATCTTTGAACTGCTCATATTGCTGATTGTCGCTGCCATTTGTGGAGGCATAGGACAATCTCTGGCAGGTTACTCTCGCGGGGGTTGCCTGACATCGATCGCACTCGGTTTCATTGGTGCCTTACTGGGAAGTTGGATGTCGAAGGGGCTGGGATTACCGGAATTACTGACGGTTCAATTTGGCGATCAACCGTTTCCGATTCTATGGTCAATTATCGGGGCCTCGCTTTTTGTAGCTGTGCTCAGCCTGATCTCATTTCGAGGTAAATGA
- a CDS encoding DUF2254 domain-containing protein, translating into MRARLANLWDSFRSSFWFVPSIMSLFAIALAMGTCQLDEMIASSNRELSWFSTTAEAARSTLSSVAGATIALAGVVFSITVLTLSIASSQFGSRLVRNVMSDSIADLVIGQYVGTSLYCMLVLQTVREGKNGTDVFTPQLGTAVGLILGLICMGMLILFIHHVATAIQAPTIVTAVARDLDLAVDRLFPERIGERPDEEESRLSIEDLRAELSDNNITVASQAEGYIEGIDGESLVSLACEVEGVVELLCKPGDFVTREKLLARIWLPRDTEKTEDMTTSYINSVNRVIIVGPRRTPRQDVGYAARELVEIALRALSPGINDPFTAMSCIDRLGGALGRLVERSVPVRIRRDDDSVARVLITEADDFPEVLIQSFGQIREYGASSTAVSLTILKALTEITNHASRPDDIHAIRGEAEALQTAYVDQHIVKQDLETFRSKYRQLSEILDQDKQS; encoded by the coding sequence ATGAGAGCACGTCTGGCAAATTTATGGGATTCCTTTCGCAGCAGTTTCTGGTTTGTCCCTTCAATTATGTCATTATTCGCAATTGCACTTGCAATGGGGACATGTCAGCTGGATGAGATGATTGCCAGCTCTAACAGAGAACTGAGTTGGTTTTCAACCACAGCAGAAGCAGCTCGGTCTACTCTTTCCTCAGTGGCAGGTGCCACGATTGCACTGGCCGGCGTCGTCTTTTCAATCACGGTTTTAACTCTGTCGATTGCTTCCTCACAGTTCGGCTCAAGACTCGTGCGTAACGTCATGAGCGACAGTATCGCAGACCTTGTCATCGGTCAGTATGTGGGAACGAGCCTGTATTGCATGCTCGTGCTTCAGACCGTTCGCGAAGGTAAAAATGGTACGGATGTCTTCACTCCACAGTTGGGTACGGCCGTTGGATTAATTCTGGGATTAATCTGTATGGGGATGTTAATCCTGTTTATCCACCATGTTGCGACAGCCATTCAGGCTCCCACAATCGTCACTGCGGTAGCACGCGACCTGGATCTCGCCGTAGATCGACTATTTCCGGAACGGATCGGTGAACGTCCCGATGAAGAAGAATCCAGACTCAGCATTGAGGACCTTCGTGCAGAGTTAAGCGATAACAACATTACAGTCGCATCTCAAGCGGAAGGTTATATCGAGGGAATTGATGGTGAAAGCCTGGTTTCCCTGGCATGTGAAGTTGAAGGCGTCGTTGAGCTTCTATGCAAACCGGGGGACTTCGTGACTCGGGAAAAGCTGCTGGCCCGGATCTGGTTGCCACGGGATACAGAAAAGACGGAGGACATGACTACATCTTATATCAATTCGGTGAATCGCGTCATTATTGTCGGCCCTCGACGAACTCCGCGTCAGGATGTGGGATATGCCGCTCGCGAACTGGTTGAGATTGCACTGCGAGCCCTGTCACCAGGCATTAACGATCCTTTTACAGCGATGAGCTGTATCGACAGACTCGGAGGGGCATTGGGACGTCTGGTTGAACGGTCAGTACCGGTGCGGATTCGTCGCGACGATGATTCAGTCGCGAGGGTTCTGATCACAGAGGCAGATGATTTTCCCGAAGTATTGATTCAGTCATTTGGACAGATTCGTGAATATGGTGCCAGCAGCACTGCCGTCTCTCTGACTATACTGAAAGCACTGACTGAAATCACCAATCATGCCAGTCGCCCTGACGATATTCATGCCATCCGTGGTGAAGCTGAAGCACTCCAGACTGCGTACGTCGACCAGCATATTGTAAAACAAGATCTTGAAACTTTCCGTTCAAAGTATCGGCAGTTATCGGAAATCCTGGATCAGGACAAGCAGTCATGA
- a CDS encoding PRC-barrel domain-containing protein, which yields MKPVTVITGAIAIIIGSVLLTGSGHAQNKSNFPKVDHSDSQGKISKPLTKDCTFLRAGSVLNKGITNLKQQDIGEINDFVLDSKNGKIRYAAVTYGGFLGFGNKMFAVPFEALTVLPNNNCKQDHRFLLEVSQEQLDGAAGFKQDHWPDFADQEFLKKLDLRYKVHRDQEVPPSNAVIRANQLLNLKVLNAEDHQIGKVEEIILDTAHRKARYIIASLNDHTTNGNKLFAVPFQALQVKSNLKNDNQQNLVLKMSNHQLTKIQGFDRDHWPDFTDPVYRKSLIEQFLFVKKQKDQGMKVGIDS from the coding sequence ATGAAGCCCGTCACAGTGATCACTGGAGCGATCGCCATCATTATCGGATCAGTTTTATTGACCGGAAGTGGCCACGCTCAGAATAAATCCAATTTCCCGAAAGTGGACCATTCGGACAGTCAAGGAAAGATCAGTAAACCACTTACGAAAGACTGCACATTCCTCAGGGCCGGATCAGTTTTAAATAAAGGTATTACGAATCTGAAACAACAGGATATTGGAGAGATCAATGATTTTGTTCTCGATTCAAAGAACGGCAAAATCCGATACGCTGCGGTAACCTATGGCGGTTTTCTGGGGTTCGGAAATAAAATGTTTGCCGTCCCCTTCGAGGCATTAACAGTTTTGCCGAATAATAATTGCAAACAAGATCATCGATTTCTGCTGGAAGTGAGTCAGGAACAGCTTGATGGAGCAGCAGGATTTAAGCAGGATCACTGGCCAGATTTTGCAGACCAGGAATTCCTCAAAAAACTTGATCTTCGCTACAAGGTCCATCGTGATCAGGAAGTACCACCATCAAATGCGGTCATCCGGGCCAATCAGCTTTTAAACTTAAAAGTTCTAAATGCAGAAGATCATCAAATTGGCAAAGTGGAAGAGATCATTCTAGATACGGCTCATCGCAAAGCACGTTATATTATTGCCTCTCTGAATGATCATACCACCAATGGAAACAAGCTTTTTGCAGTTCCTTTCCAGGCGTTACAGGTGAAGTCCAACTTGAAAAATGATAATCAGCAGAATCTGGTACTGAAGATGTCTAATCACCAGCTCACGAAGATTCAGGGATTTGACCGGGATCACTGGCCGGATTTTACAGATCCTGTCTACCGGAAATCTCTCATCGAACAGTTCCTGTTTGTTAAAAAACAAAAAGACCAGGGTATGAAAGTGGGCATTGATAGCTGA
- a CDS encoding CsbD family protein → MNSDTLQGKWKQIKGQAKRKWGELTDDELDQIDGKRDELVGKIQEHYGIAKDEAEEQVNQFESSCHC, encoded by the coding sequence ATGAATAGTGACACTCTACAAGGAAAATGGAAACAGATCAAAGGTCAGGCCAAACGGAAATGGGGAGAACTGACTGATGATGAACTCGACCAGATTGATGGAAAACGAGATGAACTGGTCGGCAAAATCCAAGAGCACTACGGCATCGCAAAAGATGAAGCCGAGGAGCAGGTAAACCAATTTGAATCGTCATGTCACTGCTGA
- a CDS encoding PRC-barrel domain-containing protein: protein MFRSTNELNGYHVLATDGECGTVKDFLFDDESNIVRYLVIDTGNWLPGRKVLVSPVAIDQPNLDTRELPTVLSKENIETSPALEDDLPVSRQKEVALSSHFNWPMYWGHSDSGLDHHSSQTQVVELDGNPHLRSVKEVIGYHIQCMEGTLGHIDDLIVDTESWTMRYLVIDTQNWLPGKKVIIAFDWITHFTWEDKKAHVDLTEEQVSDAPVYDPRLPVNRAYEVQLYDFYGRPTYW, encoded by the coding sequence ATGTTTCGCAGTACCAATGAACTTAATGGATATCACGTGCTGGCCACAGACGGCGAGTGCGGTACCGTTAAAGACTTTCTTTTTGATGATGAGTCTAATATCGTCCGTTATCTTGTAATCGACACGGGAAACTGGCTGCCGGGGCGAAAAGTACTGGTTTCCCCAGTAGCCATTGATCAGCCAAATCTTGATACACGTGAATTGCCAACAGTCTTATCCAAGGAGAATATCGAAACTTCTCCGGCGTTGGAGGACGACCTTCCTGTGTCCCGGCAGAAGGAAGTCGCACTCTCGTCTCACTTCAACTGGCCTATGTATTGGGGGCATTCCGACTCCGGTCTGGATCATCACTCATCTCAAACACAGGTTGTGGAGTTGGACGGAAACCCTCACCTACGTAGCGTAAAAGAGGTTATTGGTTATCACATTCAGTGTATGGAAGGAACGTTAGGCCATATAGATGATCTGATTGTAGATACCGAAAGCTGGACCATGCGGTATCTGGTGATCGATACTCAAAACTGGTTGCCTGGCAAAAAAGTAATTATCGCATTCGACTGGATCACGCATTTTACGTGGGAGGATAAAAAAGCTCACGTCGATCTGACAGAAGAACAGGTTAGTGATGCGCCAGTTTATGATCCGCGACTACCTGTCAACCGCGCTTATGAAGTTCAGCTTTATGACTTTTATGGAAGACCCACTTACTGGTGA
- a CDS encoding sigma-54 dependent transcriptional regulator yields MPEALVVDDDRTIREMVRSSLSKINVDIIQAGTAQEALEAIKTGSPEVVLLDIMLPVVSGLDVFREIRELDRRLPVLFITSSSESNVAIEAMQLGAFDYLPKPLDLPKLNDLVLKAIENRRLMNIPVALPVGGKKRSSGDQFVGRSPQMLEVFKSIGRVASENVNVLIRGESGTGKELVARAIYQHSPRSEECFMAVNCAALTETLLESELFGYEKGAFTGADRQRIGKFEQCNGGTIFLDEVGDMSQLTQGKVLRLLQEQKFERVGGNKTIETDVRIIAATNRNLEQMVKDGTFREDLFYRLNGMTISLPPLRLRGNDIALLVEHYLNEACYEMGRTEIEGISSEALDQLLQYRWPGNVRELQSVVRQSLLNSTSPVIVPSFLPDEVSSQFRSTPEVFQSEDPLDEDPALPLSDLQLFVDQRLAAQTKDLYSETLETMERYLLTRVLNETGGNQTRAAEILGITRGKIRDRIAQFGISLEKTVSIDENGS; encoded by the coding sequence ATGCCAGAAGCACTAGTGGTTGATGATGATCGTACTATCCGCGAGATGGTACGCAGTTCTCTGAGTAAAATTAACGTTGATATCATCCAGGCAGGTACTGCTCAGGAAGCGCTTGAGGCAATCAAAACTGGTTCTCCGGAAGTGGTACTGCTTGATATCATGCTGCCGGTCGTGTCCGGACTGGATGTGTTTCGAGAAATTCGTGAGTTGGATCGCAGGCTGCCAGTGCTCTTCATTACCTCTTCCAGTGAAAGCAATGTTGCGATTGAAGCAATGCAGCTGGGAGCGTTTGACTATCTGCCTAAACCATTGGATCTTCCCAAGCTGAACGATCTGGTTTTGAAAGCGATCGAAAACAGGCGATTGATGAATATTCCTGTGGCCCTGCCTGTGGGAGGAAAGAAACGGAGTAGCGGAGATCAGTTTGTCGGTCGCAGTCCACAGATGCTGGAAGTCTTCAAGTCCATCGGACGTGTCGCCTCGGAAAATGTTAATGTACTGATTCGTGGTGAAAGTGGTACCGGGAAAGAGCTCGTCGCCAGAGCCATTTACCAGCATAGCCCTCGCTCTGAGGAATGCTTTATGGCGGTAAACTGCGCAGCTCTGACAGAAACTCTGCTGGAAAGCGAACTTTTTGGCTATGAAAAAGGAGCTTTTACAGGCGCTGATCGACAGCGAATTGGTAAATTTGAGCAATGTAATGGCGGTACAATCTTTCTGGATGAAGTGGGGGACATGTCACAGCTCACCCAGGGGAAAGTACTGCGGCTGTTGCAGGAACAGAAGTTCGAACGCGTAGGTGGCAATAAGACGATTGAAACAGACGTACGTATTATTGCTGCAACTAATCGAAACCTGGAACAGATGGTGAAAGACGGCACGTTTCGAGAAGACCTCTTTTATCGTCTGAATGGAATGACTATCTCGCTACCTCCTCTCCGGCTACGAGGAAACGACATCGCTTTGCTGGTTGAACACTATCTCAACGAAGCGTGTTACGAAATGGGGCGGACCGAGATTGAGGGGATTTCCTCTGAAGCCCTGGACCAGTTGTTACAATATCGCTGGCCAGGGAATGTGCGTGAATTGCAGAGCGTAGTGCGTCAATCTCTCTTGAACAGCACCAGTCCGGTAATCGTTCCCTCTTTTCTTCCTGATGAAGTATCCAGTCAATTTAGATCAACTCCCGAAGTTTTCCAATCAGAAGATCCCCTGGACGAAGACCCGGCATTGCCGCTCTCAGATCTTCAACTGTTTGTCGATCAGAGGCTTGCAGCGCAAACCAAAGACCTGTACAGCGAGACTCTGGAAACGATGGAGCGTTATCTCTTAACCCGTGTTCTAAATGAAACAGGGGGAAATCAGACCCGCGCTGCAGAGATCTTGGGGATCACGCGAGGCAAAATTCGTGATCGTATCGCGCAATTTGGAATTTCCCTCGAGAAGACAGTCAGCATTGATGAGAATGGCAGTTAA
- a CDS encoding DUF1328 domain-containing protein: MLSWALMFLIIALIAGLFGFGLVGGMAYGAAKICFFIFLVLAIFSLLTGRRVPTD; this comes from the coding sequence ATGTTAAGTTGGGCATTGATGTTTCTGATTATTGCACTGATTGCGGGACTGTTTGGGTTTGGACTGGTTGGTGGCATGGCCTATGGTGCAGCTAAAATCTGCTTCTTCATCTTCCTCGTGCTGGCGATTTTCAGTTTGTTGACCGGTCGACGGGTTCCGACTGACTAG
- a CDS encoding PAS domain S-box protein: MVPSSSNENVPNSALWASDEQLQKIIDSALDAVITMDMEGLVVDWNRRAEEIFGWSYDEAVGNPLVDLIIPEQYRLQHLDGLRLFKSTGKGRVINQKLELTALRRNGHEFPVELMVTKVDWKEQTIFNAFVRDVSDRKEAEQLIAREKLEAALLQQASFASSTIDALEDALRICVANLGEISGWPVGHAFLMNQNGTQLVSSRIWHFSNRDNFRSLDEASQQLSISRGEDLPGQVWQRGEPVWITDIEHDQSLHSPRDFSSLGVRSAFGFPVKLDGEVIAVVEFFNTRLTTPDLNLLALARGVGNLIRHVIERVQWQEERTRLAAIVESSGDAIIGKAPDGTITSWNKGAEEIYGWLADEVIGETVSVLLPPGMAREESEILEAMKTGRRLDQFQTRRVRKDGSIIDVSISVSPIRGMDNQIVGTSAIERDITARRRREEELSKARDEAEQATRTQSEFLANVSHELRTPMNAILGMLELTLQEDLTPLKRDYLQTAKDSADSLLLLVNDILDFSRLEAGRFELEPVAFNLRELIDEAIKTLSLRACEKGLEVICRIDRRVPARVIGDPVRLRQILTNLAGNAIKFTEQGEVVVDVKFIEESVYSPADGRSAIEPIIGKHTEKQVLLEFSVSDTGIGIAPEDQERIFAPFAQADASTTRHYSGTGLGLAICHELISLMKGQMKLKSDLGQGSRFSFQVVFPVADPEEIEFSGEKSRVSELKDLPVLVVDDNQTNRLILEEMLSNWSMSPTPVESAKEALQHLNSIQETETEYPLVIVDALMPETDGFMLLEKAREEGLLDTATILMLSSADHQIFGERCQGLDISAFLEKPISQSDLLDAIMTALKGPQLERNGVVQISETKQSLRILVAEDTPANQKVITAILKKRGHQCVIANNGREAVEWVRNDTFDVVLMDVQMPTMDGLQATRMIREYEEESDEHIPIIAMTAYAMRGDRDKCISAGMDNYISKPIDAPKLIRLLERLASKYPRQSNLNSTITREESGSPADPSGRKSEQTLADSSGIVSTQPVMDMKAALDRVGNDPDLLNSMVGYFFEDAPGLVQEISKQNQSGDADELARAAHSLKGLCANFNADAAAGAAKVIEEMGLQGDLQGVPDAIPALELEIERLTSELTKWRSEL; encoded by the coding sequence ATGGTTCCTTCCTCGTCGAATGAGAATGTCCCCAATTCAGCACTCTGGGCTTCTGATGAACAATTGCAGAAGATTATCGATTCTGCTCTGGATGCTGTCATTACGATGGATATGGAAGGGCTGGTAGTTGACTGGAATCGACGTGCGGAAGAGATCTTTGGCTGGTCTTACGATGAAGCAGTGGGGAATCCTCTGGTTGATCTGATCATTCCGGAGCAGTATCGTCTGCAACACCTCGACGGTCTGAGACTTTTTAAATCGACAGGCAAGGGGCGAGTCATCAACCAGAAGCTGGAGCTAACCGCTCTCAGGCGGAATGGTCACGAGTTTCCTGTGGAACTGATGGTTACCAAAGTCGACTGGAAAGAGCAGACGATATTTAATGCTTTTGTTCGTGATGTCTCGGATCGCAAAGAAGCGGAACAGTTAATTGCACGGGAAAAGCTTGAGGCTGCGCTTCTGCAACAGGCCAGTTTTGCTTCATCGACCATTGATGCACTGGAAGATGCCTTAAGAATCTGTGTCGCTAATCTCGGCGAAATTTCCGGCTGGCCTGTCGGGCATGCATTCCTCATGAATCAAAATGGAACCCAACTCGTTTCTTCGCGGATCTGGCATTTTTCCAATCGAGATAATTTTCGATCGCTGGATGAGGCCTCCCAGCAGCTCAGTATTTCACGTGGCGAGGATTTGCCCGGACAAGTCTGGCAACGCGGTGAACCGGTCTGGATTACAGATATTGAGCATGATCAATCGCTTCACTCCCCTCGCGACTTCTCGTCACTGGGGGTCCGCTCTGCATTTGGATTTCCCGTGAAACTCGATGGCGAGGTTATTGCAGTCGTAGAATTCTTTAATACGCGGCTGACAACCCCTGATCTGAATCTATTGGCACTGGCACGTGGCGTAGGAAACCTGATCCGCCATGTTATTGAACGTGTGCAATGGCAGGAAGAACGGACTCGACTGGCCGCGATCGTAGAGTCTTCAGGAGACGCCATCATCGGCAAGGCGCCCGATGGCACAATCACTTCCTGGAATAAAGGTGCTGAAGAAATTTATGGCTGGCTGGCGGATGAAGTTATCGGCGAGACAGTGTCAGTTTTATTGCCCCCCGGGATGGCTCGTGAGGAATCAGAGATTCTGGAAGCAATGAAGACGGGACGTCGCCTCGATCAATTTCAGACACGACGGGTGAGAAAAGATGGTTCGATCATCGATGTTTCCATATCCGTTTCACCAATCCGTGGAATGGATAACCAGATTGTAGGAACTTCGGCCATTGAGCGAGATATCACTGCACGCCGACGACGAGAAGAGGAGCTCAGCAAGGCACGCGATGAAGCAGAGCAGGCAACCCGCACACAAAGTGAGTTTCTGGCAAACGTCAGTCACGAGCTGAGGACACCCATGAACGCGATTCTGGGAATGCTTGAACTGACTCTTCAGGAAGACTTAACTCCGTTAAAACGGGACTACCTGCAGACAGCAAAAGACTCCGCCGACTCACTGTTGCTTCTGGTAAATGACATTCTGGATTTCTCACGACTTGAGGCGGGTCGCTTTGAGCTGGAGCCCGTTGCCTTCAATTTGAGAGAACTTATTGATGAGGCAATCAAAACGCTCTCTCTCCGCGCCTGTGAAAAAGGGCTGGAGGTAATCTGTCGCATTGATCGGCGTGTGCCGGCGCGCGTCATAGGAGATCCGGTCAGGTTGAGACAGATTTTAACTAACCTGGCAGGTAACGCGATAAAATTTACCGAACAGGGTGAAGTCGTTGTTGATGTCAAGTTTATCGAAGAATCAGTCTATTCTCCTGCAGATGGTCGATCTGCGATTGAACCGATCATCGGCAAACATACTGAAAAACAAGTACTTCTGGAATTCAGTGTGTCGGATACCGGCATCGGTATTGCACCGGAAGATCAAGAGCGGATCTTTGCTCCATTTGCTCAAGCGGATGCTTCTACAACCAGACATTATTCAGGAACTGGCTTGGGACTGGCAATTTGTCACGAACTAATCAGCCTCATGAAAGGCCAGATGAAACTGAAAAGTGATCTGGGACAAGGTAGCCGGTTTTCATTTCAGGTCGTATTCCCGGTTGCTGATCCGGAAGAAATAGAATTCTCAGGAGAGAAGTCGCGCGTATCTGAGTTAAAAGATCTTCCCGTACTGGTGGTAGACGACAACCAGACGAATCGTCTTATTTTAGAGGAAATGTTGTCTAACTGGTCAATGTCTCCCACCCCTGTAGAATCCGCGAAAGAAGCATTACAACATCTCAACTCAATCCAGGAAACTGAGACAGAGTATCCTCTGGTAATCGTTGATGCGCTGATGCCCGAAACCGATGGTTTTATGCTGCTTGAGAAAGCTCGGGAAGAGGGGCTGCTTGATACGGCCACTATTTTGATGCTTTCATCAGCAGATCATCAGATATTCGGAGAGCGGTGTCAGGGGCTCGATATCTCGGCATTTCTGGAAAAGCCAATTTCCCAGTCTGATTTACTAGATGCCATTATGACCGCATTAAAAGGACCACAACTCGAGAGAAATGGTGTTGTGCAGATTAGCGAGACCAAACAGTCACTGCGTATCCTGGTAGCGGAAGATACACCTGCTAATCAGAAAGTGATTACAGCAATACTCAAGAAGAGGGGGCACCAGTGTGTCATCGCCAATAACGGACGCGAGGCTGTGGAATGGGTACGCAATGATACCTTCGACGTCGTATTAATGGATGTGCAGATGCCAACCATGGATGGTCTGCAGGCGACAAGAATGATTCGCGAATATGAAGAGGAGTCCGATGAGCATATCCCGATTATCGCGATGACTGCTTATGCTATGCGGGGTGATCGTGATAAGTGTATCTCTGCAGGGATGGATAATTATATCTCGAAGCCAATCGATGCCCCCAAGCTCATCAGGCTGCTGGAGCGTCTGGCGTCAAAATACCCGCGCCAGTCTAATCTTAACTCTACGATTACCAGAGAAGAGTCAGGCTCCCCTGCTGATCCATCAGGCAGGAAATCGGAACAGACTCTAGCTGATTCCTCAGGTATAGTTTCAACTCAGCCTGTAATGGATATGAAGGCTGCACTGGACCGTGTGGGGAATGATCCCGATCTACTGAACTCGATGGTCGGATATTTTTTTGAGGATGCACCTGGCTTGGTTCAAGAGATCTCGAAACAGAATCAGTCGGGAGATGCAGATGAACTCGCGCGTGCAGCACATAGTCTTAAAGGGCTCTGCGCCAACTTTAATGCAGATGCGGCAGCAGGAGCTGCGAAGGTGATCGAAGAGATGGGGCTTCAGGGAGATTTGCAAGGGGTCCCCGATGCAATTCCTGCCTTGGAATTGGAAATTGAACGTCTCACCAGTGAATTGACGAAATGGCGATCAGAACTCTGA